One genomic region from Bos indicus isolate NIAB-ARS_2022 breed Sahiwal x Tharparkar chromosome 17, NIAB-ARS_B.indTharparkar_mat_pri_1.0, whole genome shotgun sequence encodes:
- the TDO2 gene encoding tryptophan 2,3-dioxygenase isoform X3 — MSGCPFLGKSFGYAFKPLSAQGSEEDKSQAGVNRASKGGLIYGNYLQLEKVLNAQELQSEMKGNKIHDEHLFIITHQDKINEGRMTAAYELWFKQILWELDSVREIFQNGHVRDERNMLKVITRMHRVVVILKLLVQQFSVLETMTALDFNDFREYLSPASGFQSLQFRLLENKIGVLQSLRVPYNRRHYRDNFRGKDNELLLKSEQERTLLQLVEAWLERTPGLEPHGFNFWGKLEKNIVKGLEEEFTKIQAKEESEEKEEQMAEFQKQKEVLLSLFDEKRHEHLLSKGERRLSYKALQGALMIYFYREEPRFQVPFQLLTFLMDVDSLMTKWRCSQANLPYGMIKGSLFSEAIIVPTPLPQRPGANVCVHLDNHVCLVHRMLGSKAGTGGSSGYQYLRSTVSDRYKVFVDLFNLSTYLVPRHWIPKMNPVIHKFLYTAEYCDSSYFSSDESD; from the exons ATGAGTGGGTGCCCCTTTTTAGGAAAGAGCTTTGG ATATGCTTTTAAACCACTCTCTGCACAAGGCAGTGAAGAAGACAAATCACAGGCCGGTGTGAACAGAGCCAGTAAAGGAGGACTTATCTATGGGAACTACCTGCAA TTGGAAAAAGTTTTGAATGCACAGGAGCttcaaagtgaaatgaaaggaaataaaatccacGATGAACATCTTTTTATCATAACTCATCAAG ACAAAATCAATGAGGGCAGAATGACAGCAG CTTATGAACTCTGGTTTAAGCAGATCCTGTGGGAATTAGATTCTGTTCGTGAGATCTTTCAGAATGGCCAT GTGAGGGATGAGAGGAACATGCTGAAGGTGATCACCCGAATGCACCGAGTGGTGGTGATCCTCAAACTCTTGGTCCAGCAGTTTTCCGTCCTGGAGACCATGACAGCCTTGGACTTCAATGACTTCAG AGAGTACTTATCCCCGGCGTCCGGCTTCCAGAGTCTGCAGTTCCGCCTGTTAGAAAACAAGATAGGGGTTCTGCAGAGCTTGAGGGTCCCTTACAACAGAAGACACTACCGCGACAACTTCAGAGGGAAAGACAACGAGCTTCTGCTGAAGTCCGAGCAAGAAAGGACGCTTCTGCAGCTGGTTGAG gcatggctggaaAGAACCCCAGGTTTAGAGCCGCATGGATTTAACTTCTGGGGAAAGCTTGAAAAGAACATTGTCAAAGGTTTGGAAGAAGAATTCACAAAGATTCAG GCTAAGGAAGAgtcagaggaaaaggaggaacaAATGGCTGAATTTCAGAAGCAGAAAGAGGTATTACTGTCCTTATTTGATGAGAAACGTCATGAGCATCTCCTTAGTAAAG GAGAAAGACGGCTATCGTACAAAGCACTTCAGGGGGCCTTGATGATATATTTTTACAg GGAAGAGCCCAGGTTCCAGGTCCCTTTCCAGCTGCTGACTTTCCTCATGGATGTGGACTCACTCATGACCAAGTGGAGAT GCTCACAGGCGAACCTCCCATATGGAATGATAAAGGGGAGCCTTTTTTCAGAGGCAATAATCGTTCCGACCCCTCTGCCTCAGCGCCCTGGAGCTAATGTGTGTGTTCACCTAGATAACCACGTGTGCCTGGTGCACAGGATGCTCGGCAGCAAGGCGGGCACTGGCGGGTCCTCTGGGTACCAGTACCTGCGCTCCACCGTGAG TGACAGGTACAAAGTATTTGTAGATTTATTTAATCTCTCAACATATCTGGTTCCCCGACACTGGATTCCGAAGATGAACCCAGTCATTCATAAGTTCCTTTACACGGCTGAATACTGTGACAGCTCTTACTTCAGCAGTGATGAATCAGATTAA
- the TDO2 gene encoding tryptophan 2,3-dioxygenase isoform X2, whose product MSGCPFLGKSFGYAFKPLSAQGSEEDKSQAGVNRASKGGLIYGNYLQLEKVLNAQELQSEMKGNKIHDEHLFIITHQDKINEGRMTAAYELWFKQILWELDSVREIFQNGHVRDERNMLKVITRMHRVVVILKLLVQQFSVLETMTALDFNDFREYLSPASGFQSLQFRLLENKIGVLQSLRVPYNRRHYRDNFRGKDNELLLKSEQERTLLQLVEAWLERTPGLEPHGFNFWGKLEKNIVKGLEEEFTKIQAKEESEEKEEQMAEFQKQKEVLLSLFDEKRHEHLLSKGERRLSYKALQGALMIYFYREEPRFQVPFQLLTFLMDVDSLMTKWRCSQANLPYGMIKGSLFSEAIIVPTPLPQRPGANVCVHLDNHVCLVHRMLGSKAGTGGSSGYQYLRSTVRSFWRSLQTSLFLEGHQLDPGMRLDAVPIFASPVREGTKLTQGEVFSTQGTAK is encoded by the exons ATGAGTGGGTGCCCCTTTTTAGGAAAGAGCTTTGG ATATGCTTTTAAACCACTCTCTGCACAAGGCAGTGAAGAAGACAAATCACAGGCCGGTGTGAACAGAGCCAGTAAAGGAGGACTTATCTATGGGAACTACCTGCAA TTGGAAAAAGTTTTGAATGCACAGGAGCttcaaagtgaaatgaaaggaaataaaatccacGATGAACATCTTTTTATCATAACTCATCAAG ACAAAATCAATGAGGGCAGAATGACAGCAG CTTATGAACTCTGGTTTAAGCAGATCCTGTGGGAATTAGATTCTGTTCGTGAGATCTTTCAGAATGGCCAT GTGAGGGATGAGAGGAACATGCTGAAGGTGATCACCCGAATGCACCGAGTGGTGGTGATCCTCAAACTCTTGGTCCAGCAGTTTTCCGTCCTGGAGACCATGACAGCCTTGGACTTCAATGACTTCAG AGAGTACTTATCCCCGGCGTCCGGCTTCCAGAGTCTGCAGTTCCGCCTGTTAGAAAACAAGATAGGGGTTCTGCAGAGCTTGAGGGTCCCTTACAACAGAAGACACTACCGCGACAACTTCAGAGGGAAAGACAACGAGCTTCTGCTGAAGTCCGAGCAAGAAAGGACGCTTCTGCAGCTGGTTGAG gcatggctggaaAGAACCCCAGGTTTAGAGCCGCATGGATTTAACTTCTGGGGAAAGCTTGAAAAGAACATTGTCAAAGGTTTGGAAGAAGAATTCACAAAGATTCAG GCTAAGGAAGAgtcagaggaaaaggaggaacaAATGGCTGAATTTCAGAAGCAGAAAGAGGTATTACTGTCCTTATTTGATGAGAAACGTCATGAGCATCTCCTTAGTAAAG GAGAAAGACGGCTATCGTACAAAGCACTTCAGGGGGCCTTGATGATATATTTTTACAg GGAAGAGCCCAGGTTCCAGGTCCCTTTCCAGCTGCTGACTTTCCTCATGGATGTGGACTCACTCATGACCAAGTGGAGAT GCTCACAGGCGAACCTCCCATATGGAATGATAAAGGGGAGCCTTTTTTCAGAGGCAATAATCGTTCCGACCCCTCTGCCTCAGCGCCCTGGAGCTAATGTGTGTGTTCACCTAGATAACCACGTGTGCCTGGTGCACAGGATGCTCGGCAGCAAGGCGGGCACTGGCGGGTCCTCTGGGTACCAGTACCTGCGCTCCACCGTGAG GAGCTTTTGGAGATCATTGCAAACATCCTTATTTCTGGAAGGTCATCAGTTGGATCCTGGGATGAGATTGGACGCGGTACCAATATTTGCATCACCTGTGAGGGAGGGAACCAAGTTAACCCAAGGAGAAGTGTTTTCAACTCAGggtacagcaaagtga
- the TDO2 gene encoding tryptophan 2,3-dioxygenase isoform X5 has protein sequence MSGCPFLGKSFGYAFKPLSAQGSEEDKSQAGVNRASKGGLIYGNYLQLEKVLNAQELQSEMKGNKIHDEHLFIITHQDKINEGRMTAAYELWFKQILWELDSVREIFQNGHVRDERNMLKVITRMHRVVVILKLLVQQFSVLETMTALDFNDFREYLSPASGFQSLQFRLLENKIGVLQSLRVPYNRRHYRDNFRGKDNELLLKSEQERTLLQLVEAWLERTPGLEPHGFNFWGKLEKNIVKGLEEEFTKIQAKEESEEKEEQMAEFQKQKEVLLSLFDEKRHEHLLSKGERRLSYKALQGALMIYFYREEPRFQVPFQLLTFLMDVDSLMTKWRYNHVCLVHRMLGSKAGTGGSSGYQYLRSTVRNSYRSFWRSLQTSLFLEGHQLDPGMRLDAVPIFASPVREGTKLTQGEVFSTQGTAK, from the exons ATGAGTGGGTGCCCCTTTTTAGGAAAGAGCTTTGG ATATGCTTTTAAACCACTCTCTGCACAAGGCAGTGAAGAAGACAAATCACAGGCCGGTGTGAACAGAGCCAGTAAAGGAGGACTTATCTATGGGAACTACCTGCAA TTGGAAAAAGTTTTGAATGCACAGGAGCttcaaagtgaaatgaaaggaaataaaatccacGATGAACATCTTTTTATCATAACTCATCAAG ACAAAATCAATGAGGGCAGAATGACAGCAG CTTATGAACTCTGGTTTAAGCAGATCCTGTGGGAATTAGATTCTGTTCGTGAGATCTTTCAGAATGGCCAT GTGAGGGATGAGAGGAACATGCTGAAGGTGATCACCCGAATGCACCGAGTGGTGGTGATCCTCAAACTCTTGGTCCAGCAGTTTTCCGTCCTGGAGACCATGACAGCCTTGGACTTCAATGACTTCAG AGAGTACTTATCCCCGGCGTCCGGCTTCCAGAGTCTGCAGTTCCGCCTGTTAGAAAACAAGATAGGGGTTCTGCAGAGCTTGAGGGTCCCTTACAACAGAAGACACTACCGCGACAACTTCAGAGGGAAAGACAACGAGCTTCTGCTGAAGTCCGAGCAAGAAAGGACGCTTCTGCAGCTGGTTGAG gcatggctggaaAGAACCCCAGGTTTAGAGCCGCATGGATTTAACTTCTGGGGAAAGCTTGAAAAGAACATTGTCAAAGGTTTGGAAGAAGAATTCACAAAGATTCAG GCTAAGGAAGAgtcagaggaaaaggaggaacaAATGGCTGAATTTCAGAAGCAGAAAGAGGTATTACTGTCCTTATTTGATGAGAAACGTCATGAGCATCTCCTTAGTAAAG GAGAAAGACGGCTATCGTACAAAGCACTTCAGGGGGCCTTGATGATATATTTTTACAg GGAAGAGCCCAGGTTCCAGGTCCCTTTCCAGCTGCTGACTTTCCTCATGGATGTGGACTCACTCATGACCAAGTGGAGAT ATAACCACGTGTGCCTGGTGCACAGGATGCTCGGCAGCAAGGCGGGCACTGGCGGGTCCTCTGGGTACCAGTACCTGCGCTCCACCGTGAG GAATTCCTACAGGAGCTTTTGGAGATCATTGCAAACATCCTTATTTCTGGAAGGTCATCAGTTGGATCCTGGGATGAGATTGGACGCGGTACCAATATTTGCATCACCTGTGAGGGAGGGAACCAAGTTAACCCAAGGAGAAGTGTTTTCAACTCAGggtacagcaaagtga
- the TDO2 gene encoding tryptophan 2,3-dioxygenase isoform X7, with product MSGCPFLGKSFGYAFKPLSAQGSEEDKSQAGVNRASKGGLIYGNYLQLEKVLNAQELQSEMKGNKIHDEHLFIITHQDKINEGRMTAAYELWFKQILWELDSVREIFQNGHVRDERNMLKVITRMHRVVVILKLLVQQFSVLETMTALDFNDFREYLSPASGFQSLQFRLLENKIGVLQSLRVPYNRRHYRDNFRGKDNELLLKSEQERTLLQLVEAWLERTPGLEPHGFNFWGKLEKNIVKGLEEEFTKIQAKEESEEKEEQMAEFQKQKEVLLSLFDEKRHEHLLSKGERRLSYKALQGALMIYFYREEPRFQVPFQLLTFLMDVDSLMTKWRYNHVCLVHRMLGSKAGTGGSSGYQYLRSTVSDRYKVFVDLFNLSTYLVPRHWIPKMNPVIHKFLYTAEYCDSSYFSSDESD from the exons ATGAGTGGGTGCCCCTTTTTAGGAAAGAGCTTTGG ATATGCTTTTAAACCACTCTCTGCACAAGGCAGTGAAGAAGACAAATCACAGGCCGGTGTGAACAGAGCCAGTAAAGGAGGACTTATCTATGGGAACTACCTGCAA TTGGAAAAAGTTTTGAATGCACAGGAGCttcaaagtgaaatgaaaggaaataaaatccacGATGAACATCTTTTTATCATAACTCATCAAG ACAAAATCAATGAGGGCAGAATGACAGCAG CTTATGAACTCTGGTTTAAGCAGATCCTGTGGGAATTAGATTCTGTTCGTGAGATCTTTCAGAATGGCCAT GTGAGGGATGAGAGGAACATGCTGAAGGTGATCACCCGAATGCACCGAGTGGTGGTGATCCTCAAACTCTTGGTCCAGCAGTTTTCCGTCCTGGAGACCATGACAGCCTTGGACTTCAATGACTTCAG AGAGTACTTATCCCCGGCGTCCGGCTTCCAGAGTCTGCAGTTCCGCCTGTTAGAAAACAAGATAGGGGTTCTGCAGAGCTTGAGGGTCCCTTACAACAGAAGACACTACCGCGACAACTTCAGAGGGAAAGACAACGAGCTTCTGCTGAAGTCCGAGCAAGAAAGGACGCTTCTGCAGCTGGTTGAG gcatggctggaaAGAACCCCAGGTTTAGAGCCGCATGGATTTAACTTCTGGGGAAAGCTTGAAAAGAACATTGTCAAAGGTTTGGAAGAAGAATTCACAAAGATTCAG GCTAAGGAAGAgtcagaggaaaaggaggaacaAATGGCTGAATTTCAGAAGCAGAAAGAGGTATTACTGTCCTTATTTGATGAGAAACGTCATGAGCATCTCCTTAGTAAAG GAGAAAGACGGCTATCGTACAAAGCACTTCAGGGGGCCTTGATGATATATTTTTACAg GGAAGAGCCCAGGTTCCAGGTCCCTTTCCAGCTGCTGACTTTCCTCATGGATGTGGACTCACTCATGACCAAGTGGAGAT ATAACCACGTGTGCCTGGTGCACAGGATGCTCGGCAGCAAGGCGGGCACTGGCGGGTCCTCTGGGTACCAGTACCTGCGCTCCACCGTGAG TGACAGGTACAAAGTATTTGTAGATTTATTTAATCTCTCAACATATCTGGTTCCCCGACACTGGATTCCGAAGATGAACCCAGTCATTCATAAGTTCCTTTACACGGCTGAATACTGTGACAGCTCTTACTTCAGCAGTGATGAATCAGATTAA
- the TDO2 gene encoding tryptophan 2,3-dioxygenase isoform X4, with the protein MSGCPFLGKSFGYAFKPLSAQGSEEDKSQAGVNRASKGGLIYGNYLQLEKVLNAQELQSEMKGNKIHDEHLFIITHQAYELWFKQILWELDSVREIFQNGHVRDERNMLKVITRMHRVVVILKLLVQQFSVLETMTALDFNDFREYLSPASGFQSLQFRLLENKIGVLQSLRVPYNRRHYRDNFRGKDNELLLKSEQERTLLQLVEAWLERTPGLEPHGFNFWGKLEKNIVKGLEEEFTKIQAKEESEEKEEQMAEFQKQKEVLLSLFDEKRHEHLLSKGERRLSYKALQGALMIYFYREEPRFQVPFQLLTFLMDVDSLMTKWRCSQANLPYGMIKGSLFSEAIIVPTPLPQRPGANVCVHLDNHVCLVHRMLGSKAGTGGSSGYQYLRSTVRNSYRSFWRSLQTSLFLEGHQLDPGMRLDAVPIFASPVREGTKLTQGEVFSTQGTAK; encoded by the exons ATGAGTGGGTGCCCCTTTTTAGGAAAGAGCTTTGG ATATGCTTTTAAACCACTCTCTGCACAAGGCAGTGAAGAAGACAAATCACAGGCCGGTGTGAACAGAGCCAGTAAAGGAGGACTTATCTATGGGAACTACCTGCAA TTGGAAAAAGTTTTGAATGCACAGGAGCttcaaagtgaaatgaaaggaaataaaatccacGATGAACATCTTTTTATCATAACTCATCAAG CTTATGAACTCTGGTTTAAGCAGATCCTGTGGGAATTAGATTCTGTTCGTGAGATCTTTCAGAATGGCCAT GTGAGGGATGAGAGGAACATGCTGAAGGTGATCACCCGAATGCACCGAGTGGTGGTGATCCTCAAACTCTTGGTCCAGCAGTTTTCCGTCCTGGAGACCATGACAGCCTTGGACTTCAATGACTTCAG AGAGTACTTATCCCCGGCGTCCGGCTTCCAGAGTCTGCAGTTCCGCCTGTTAGAAAACAAGATAGGGGTTCTGCAGAGCTTGAGGGTCCCTTACAACAGAAGACACTACCGCGACAACTTCAGAGGGAAAGACAACGAGCTTCTGCTGAAGTCCGAGCAAGAAAGGACGCTTCTGCAGCTGGTTGAG gcatggctggaaAGAACCCCAGGTTTAGAGCCGCATGGATTTAACTTCTGGGGAAAGCTTGAAAAGAACATTGTCAAAGGTTTGGAAGAAGAATTCACAAAGATTCAG GCTAAGGAAGAgtcagaggaaaaggaggaacaAATGGCTGAATTTCAGAAGCAGAAAGAGGTATTACTGTCCTTATTTGATGAGAAACGTCATGAGCATCTCCTTAGTAAAG GAGAAAGACGGCTATCGTACAAAGCACTTCAGGGGGCCTTGATGATATATTTTTACAg GGAAGAGCCCAGGTTCCAGGTCCCTTTCCAGCTGCTGACTTTCCTCATGGATGTGGACTCACTCATGACCAAGTGGAGAT GCTCACAGGCGAACCTCCCATATGGAATGATAAAGGGGAGCCTTTTTTCAGAGGCAATAATCGTTCCGACCCCTCTGCCTCAGCGCCCTGGAGCTAATGTGTGTGTTCACCTAGATAACCACGTGTGCCTGGTGCACAGGATGCTCGGCAGCAAGGCGGGCACTGGCGGGTCCTCTGGGTACCAGTACCTGCGCTCCACCGTGAG GAATTCCTACAGGAGCTTTTGGAGATCATTGCAAACATCCTTATTTCTGGAAGGTCATCAGTTGGATCCTGGGATGAGATTGGACGCGGTACCAATATTTGCATCACCTGTGAGGGAGGGAACCAAGTTAACCCAAGGAGAAGTGTTTTCAACTCAGggtacagcaaagtga
- the TDO2 gene encoding tryptophan 2,3-dioxygenase isoform X6, whose protein sequence is MSGCPFLGKSFGYAFKPLSAQGSEEDKSQAGVNRASKGGLIYGNYLQLEKVLNAQELQSEMKGNKIHDEHLFIITHQDKINEGRMTAAYELWFKQILWELDSVREIFQNGHVRDERNMLKVITRMHRVVVILKLLVQQFSVLETMTALDFNDFREYLSPASGFQSLQFRLLENKIGVLQSLRVPYNRRHYRDNFRGKDNELLLKSEQERTLLQLVEAWLERTPGLEPHGFNFWGKLEKNIVKGLEEEFTKIQAKEESEEKEEQMAEFQKQKEVLLSLFDEKRHEHLLSKGERRLSYKALQGALMIYFYREEPRFQVPFQLLTFLMDVDSLMTKWRYNHVCLVHRMLGSKAGTGGSSGYQYLRSTVRSFWRSLQTSLFLEGHQLDPGMRLDAVPIFASPVREGTKLTQGEVFSTQGTAK, encoded by the exons ATGAGTGGGTGCCCCTTTTTAGGAAAGAGCTTTGG ATATGCTTTTAAACCACTCTCTGCACAAGGCAGTGAAGAAGACAAATCACAGGCCGGTGTGAACAGAGCCAGTAAAGGAGGACTTATCTATGGGAACTACCTGCAA TTGGAAAAAGTTTTGAATGCACAGGAGCttcaaagtgaaatgaaaggaaataaaatccacGATGAACATCTTTTTATCATAACTCATCAAG ACAAAATCAATGAGGGCAGAATGACAGCAG CTTATGAACTCTGGTTTAAGCAGATCCTGTGGGAATTAGATTCTGTTCGTGAGATCTTTCAGAATGGCCAT GTGAGGGATGAGAGGAACATGCTGAAGGTGATCACCCGAATGCACCGAGTGGTGGTGATCCTCAAACTCTTGGTCCAGCAGTTTTCCGTCCTGGAGACCATGACAGCCTTGGACTTCAATGACTTCAG AGAGTACTTATCCCCGGCGTCCGGCTTCCAGAGTCTGCAGTTCCGCCTGTTAGAAAACAAGATAGGGGTTCTGCAGAGCTTGAGGGTCCCTTACAACAGAAGACACTACCGCGACAACTTCAGAGGGAAAGACAACGAGCTTCTGCTGAAGTCCGAGCAAGAAAGGACGCTTCTGCAGCTGGTTGAG gcatggctggaaAGAACCCCAGGTTTAGAGCCGCATGGATTTAACTTCTGGGGAAAGCTTGAAAAGAACATTGTCAAAGGTTTGGAAGAAGAATTCACAAAGATTCAG GCTAAGGAAGAgtcagaggaaaaggaggaacaAATGGCTGAATTTCAGAAGCAGAAAGAGGTATTACTGTCCTTATTTGATGAGAAACGTCATGAGCATCTCCTTAGTAAAG GAGAAAGACGGCTATCGTACAAAGCACTTCAGGGGGCCTTGATGATATATTTTTACAg GGAAGAGCCCAGGTTCCAGGTCCCTTTCCAGCTGCTGACTTTCCTCATGGATGTGGACTCACTCATGACCAAGTGGAGAT ATAACCACGTGTGCCTGGTGCACAGGATGCTCGGCAGCAAGGCGGGCACTGGCGGGTCCTCTGGGTACCAGTACCTGCGCTCCACCGTGAG GAGCTTTTGGAGATCATTGCAAACATCCTTATTTCTGGAAGGTCATCAGTTGGATCCTGGGATGAGATTGGACGCGGTACCAATATTTGCATCACCTGTGAGGGAGGGAACCAAGTTAACCCAAGGAGAAGTGTTTTCAACTCAGggtacagcaaagtga
- the TDO2 gene encoding tryptophan 2,3-dioxygenase isoform X8, producing the protein MSGCPFLGKSFGYAFKPLSAQGSEEDKSQAGVNRASKGGLIYGNYLQLEKVLNAQELQSEMKGNKIHDEHLFIITHQAYELWFKQILWELDSVREIFQNGHVRDERNMLKVITRMHRVVVILKLLVQQFSVLETMTALDFNDFREYLSPASGFQSLQFRLLENKIGVLQSLRVPYNRRHYRDNFRGKDNELLLKSEQERTLLQLVEAWLERTPGLEPHGFNFWGKLEKNIVKGLEEEFTKIQAKEESEEKEEQMAEFQKQKEVLLSLFDEKRHEHLLSKGERRLSYKALQGALMIYFYREEPRFQVPFQLLTFLMDVDSLMTKWRYNHVCLVHRMLGSKAGTGGSSGYQYLRSTVSDRYKVFVDLFNLSTYLVPRHWIPKMNPVIHKFLYTAEYCDSSYFSSDESD; encoded by the exons ATGAGTGGGTGCCCCTTTTTAGGAAAGAGCTTTGG ATATGCTTTTAAACCACTCTCTGCACAAGGCAGTGAAGAAGACAAATCACAGGCCGGTGTGAACAGAGCCAGTAAAGGAGGACTTATCTATGGGAACTACCTGCAA TTGGAAAAAGTTTTGAATGCACAGGAGCttcaaagtgaaatgaaaggaaataaaatccacGATGAACATCTTTTTATCATAACTCATCAAG CTTATGAACTCTGGTTTAAGCAGATCCTGTGGGAATTAGATTCTGTTCGTGAGATCTTTCAGAATGGCCAT GTGAGGGATGAGAGGAACATGCTGAAGGTGATCACCCGAATGCACCGAGTGGTGGTGATCCTCAAACTCTTGGTCCAGCAGTTTTCCGTCCTGGAGACCATGACAGCCTTGGACTTCAATGACTTCAG AGAGTACTTATCCCCGGCGTCCGGCTTCCAGAGTCTGCAGTTCCGCCTGTTAGAAAACAAGATAGGGGTTCTGCAGAGCTTGAGGGTCCCTTACAACAGAAGACACTACCGCGACAACTTCAGAGGGAAAGACAACGAGCTTCTGCTGAAGTCCGAGCAAGAAAGGACGCTTCTGCAGCTGGTTGAG gcatggctggaaAGAACCCCAGGTTTAGAGCCGCATGGATTTAACTTCTGGGGAAAGCTTGAAAAGAACATTGTCAAAGGTTTGGAAGAAGAATTCACAAAGATTCAG GCTAAGGAAGAgtcagaggaaaaggaggaacaAATGGCTGAATTTCAGAAGCAGAAAGAGGTATTACTGTCCTTATTTGATGAGAAACGTCATGAGCATCTCCTTAGTAAAG GAGAAAGACGGCTATCGTACAAAGCACTTCAGGGGGCCTTGATGATATATTTTTACAg GGAAGAGCCCAGGTTCCAGGTCCCTTTCCAGCTGCTGACTTTCCTCATGGATGTGGACTCACTCATGACCAAGTGGAGAT ATAACCACGTGTGCCTGGTGCACAGGATGCTCGGCAGCAAGGCGGGCACTGGCGGGTCCTCTGGGTACCAGTACCTGCGCTCCACCGTGAG TGACAGGTACAAAGTATTTGTAGATTTATTTAATCTCTCAACATATCTGGTTCCCCGACACTGGATTCCGAAGATGAACCCAGTCATTCATAAGTTCCTTTACACGGCTGAATACTGTGACAGCTCTTACTTCAGCAGTGATGAATCAGATTAA
- the TDO2 gene encoding tryptophan 2,3-dioxygenase isoform X1 → MSGCPFLGKSFGYAFKPLSAQGSEEDKSQAGVNRASKGGLIYGNYLQLEKVLNAQELQSEMKGNKIHDEHLFIITHQDKINEGRMTAAYELWFKQILWELDSVREIFQNGHVRDERNMLKVITRMHRVVVILKLLVQQFSVLETMTALDFNDFREYLSPASGFQSLQFRLLENKIGVLQSLRVPYNRRHYRDNFRGKDNELLLKSEQERTLLQLVEAWLERTPGLEPHGFNFWGKLEKNIVKGLEEEFTKIQAKEESEEKEEQMAEFQKQKEVLLSLFDEKRHEHLLSKGERRLSYKALQGALMIYFYREEPRFQVPFQLLTFLMDVDSLMTKWRCSQANLPYGMIKGSLFSEAIIVPTPLPQRPGANVCVHLDNHVCLVHRMLGSKAGTGGSSGYQYLRSTVRNSYRSFWRSLQTSLFLEGHQLDPGMRLDAVPIFASPVREGTKLTQGEVFSTQGTAK, encoded by the exons ATGAGTGGGTGCCCCTTTTTAGGAAAGAGCTTTGG ATATGCTTTTAAACCACTCTCTGCACAAGGCAGTGAAGAAGACAAATCACAGGCCGGTGTGAACAGAGCCAGTAAAGGAGGACTTATCTATGGGAACTACCTGCAA TTGGAAAAAGTTTTGAATGCACAGGAGCttcaaagtgaaatgaaaggaaataaaatccacGATGAACATCTTTTTATCATAACTCATCAAG ACAAAATCAATGAGGGCAGAATGACAGCAG CTTATGAACTCTGGTTTAAGCAGATCCTGTGGGAATTAGATTCTGTTCGTGAGATCTTTCAGAATGGCCAT GTGAGGGATGAGAGGAACATGCTGAAGGTGATCACCCGAATGCACCGAGTGGTGGTGATCCTCAAACTCTTGGTCCAGCAGTTTTCCGTCCTGGAGACCATGACAGCCTTGGACTTCAATGACTTCAG AGAGTACTTATCCCCGGCGTCCGGCTTCCAGAGTCTGCAGTTCCGCCTGTTAGAAAACAAGATAGGGGTTCTGCAGAGCTTGAGGGTCCCTTACAACAGAAGACACTACCGCGACAACTTCAGAGGGAAAGACAACGAGCTTCTGCTGAAGTCCGAGCAAGAAAGGACGCTTCTGCAGCTGGTTGAG gcatggctggaaAGAACCCCAGGTTTAGAGCCGCATGGATTTAACTTCTGGGGAAAGCTTGAAAAGAACATTGTCAAAGGTTTGGAAGAAGAATTCACAAAGATTCAG GCTAAGGAAGAgtcagaggaaaaggaggaacaAATGGCTGAATTTCAGAAGCAGAAAGAGGTATTACTGTCCTTATTTGATGAGAAACGTCATGAGCATCTCCTTAGTAAAG GAGAAAGACGGCTATCGTACAAAGCACTTCAGGGGGCCTTGATGATATATTTTTACAg GGAAGAGCCCAGGTTCCAGGTCCCTTTCCAGCTGCTGACTTTCCTCATGGATGTGGACTCACTCATGACCAAGTGGAGAT GCTCACAGGCGAACCTCCCATATGGAATGATAAAGGGGAGCCTTTTTTCAGAGGCAATAATCGTTCCGACCCCTCTGCCTCAGCGCCCTGGAGCTAATGTGTGTGTTCACCTAGATAACCACGTGTGCCTGGTGCACAGGATGCTCGGCAGCAAGGCGGGCACTGGCGGGTCCTCTGGGTACCAGTACCTGCGCTCCACCGTGAG GAATTCCTACAGGAGCTTTTGGAGATCATTGCAAACATCCTTATTTCTGGAAGGTCATCAGTTGGATCCTGGGATGAGATTGGACGCGGTACCAATATTTGCATCACCTGTGAGGGAGGGAACCAAGTTAACCCAAGGAGAAGTGTTTTCAACTCAGggtacagcaaagtga